The following coding sequences lie in one Spirosoma sp. KUDC1026 genomic window:
- a CDS encoding TerB family tellurite resistance protein, with translation MYSPDVALGLGSVVYALAKLDGDFHRKEAQTVRYLLADEPYSDLAICACFLRDNAGETVGEARAFSLRRMSDKRIELNAQTKKRFIAILLRVARAHEGISREERSFIRQFWRELQRI, from the coding sequence ATGTATTCACCTGATGTAGCCCTGGGATTAGGTAGCGTCGTTTATGCGCTAGCCAAGCTAGACGGAGATTTCCATAGAAAAGAAGCGCAGACTGTTCGATATCTGCTGGCTGATGAGCCGTATAGCGACTTAGCCATCTGTGCCTGTTTTTTACGGGATAACGCGGGTGAGACTGTTGGTGAGGCCCGCGCATTTAGCCTGCGCCGGATGAGCGATAAACGCATTGAATTAAACGCACAGACTAAAAAGCGGTTCATTGCTATCTTACTACGCGTGGCTCGGGCTCACGAAGGTATATCACGAGAAGAGCGGTCTTTCATTCGCCAGTTCTGGCGGGAATTACAACGGATTTAA
- a CDS encoding MCP four helix bundle domain-containing protein translates to MTPSANTRSRTRSVLLIIYLIGLILTSIFLSRRRAHNVQETSSSIFEDRLLPTNMLVNLTATVYRKRLLLETYVLATPQPDINATGASLNRLNRRTDSLLTEFSKTSLTVKEAEQLRLLKQQLAVYNQLEGELSTHLLDQQTAQKALFAGSGSTAFGQVAQTLDELANLQVQVGEELLAESRGETNYIYVLTALQIGLVLLIGLSLFWYRF, encoded by the coding sequence ATGACACCTTCTGCCAACACTCGTTCGCGCACGCGCTCTGTCTTGCTGATTATTTATTTAATAGGTCTGATTCTGACCAGTATCTTCTTGAGTCGCCGGCGGGCTCATAACGTTCAGGAAACCTCCTCTTCCATCTTCGAAGATCGACTGTTACCAACGAACATGCTGGTCAATCTAACGGCAACTGTTTATCGCAAACGACTGCTGTTAGAGACCTACGTATTGGCAACTCCCCAACCGGATATAAATGCAACAGGAGCATCACTTAACCGACTCAACCGGCGAACGGATTCTTTACTGACAGAATTTAGTAAGACCTCGCTGACAGTTAAGGAGGCCGAACAACTGCGCTTATTGAAACAGCAGCTAGCCGTTTATAATCAATTGGAAGGGGAGTTATCAACTCATTTGCTTGATCAACAGACCGCCCAAAAAGCTCTGTTTGCCGGTAGTGGTAGTACAGCCTTTGGGCAGGTAGCTCAAACGCTCGATGAGCTGGCTAATCTACAGGTTCAGGTTGGTGAAGAACTACTGGCTGAATCACGTGGAGAGACCAATTACATCTATGTCCTTACGGCGTTACAAATCGGATTGGTGCTGCTGATCGGGCTGAGTTTGTTCTGGTATCGCTTTTAA
- a CDS encoding RtcB family protein yields the protein MEPLIIIDDILTLGPIPDELHSSFLRVANGLIQRADYSKEKVMGMLAQLLRDPKKFAYSKNKVTNLARQIYDLNKQGISVPLSEAGATYLPAEPAPYVLDTAEKQAQSAFDLRPEPLPYAVFGADQIEEGALLQMRTAASLPISVAGALMPDAHQGYGLPIGGVLATEANTVIPYAVGVDIACRMCLSVFDLPPAFLERESQLLKKSLVEQTKFGIGGETRAKFDESVMDLPEWQATKVIRDLKDKAYRQLGSSGTGNHFVEWGIIDVYEHETNADQAGLTLPPGSYLALLSHSGSRGFGGNVANYYSKLAMQKTRLPKEAAHLAWLDLDTEEGQEYWIAMNLAGEYASANHHEIHNKLAKALNEQPLVMIENHHNFAWKEQLADGCEVIVHRKGATPAGSNVLGIIPGSMTQPGFVVRGLGNADSLNSASHGAGRLMSRTKAFSSITRPMLDQALREAGIQLIGSDLDEAPMVYKNIETVIDAQRDLVAVLAKFSPKIVRMADANRKEGRED from the coding sequence ATGGAACCTCTAATTATTATTGACGATATTCTGACGCTAGGACCAATTCCCGACGAGTTACACTCGTCTTTCCTTCGTGTTGCCAACGGCCTTATACAACGGGCCGACTACTCCAAAGAAAAAGTAATGGGCATGCTGGCACAACTGCTCCGGGACCCGAAGAAGTTTGCGTATTCAAAAAACAAGGTGACGAATCTGGCCCGGCAAATTTATGACCTGAACAAACAGGGGATTTCCGTTCCACTTAGCGAAGCAGGCGCAACCTATCTGCCGGCTGAGCCAGCGCCTTACGTATTGGACACTGCCGAGAAACAGGCGCAAAGTGCGTTCGACCTACGGCCGGAACCATTGCCCTATGCTGTATTCGGAGCGGATCAGATCGAGGAAGGCGCGTTACTACAGATGCGCACGGCGGCTAGTCTGCCTATTTCGGTAGCGGGGGCGCTCATGCCCGACGCTCACCAGGGGTATGGTCTACCCATCGGGGGCGTTCTGGCGACGGAAGCCAATACCGTCATTCCCTACGCGGTAGGTGTTGACATTGCCTGCCGGATGTGCCTGTCGGTATTCGATCTGCCACCGGCTTTTCTGGAACGGGAATCGCAGCTGCTGAAAAAGTCACTGGTGGAGCAGACTAAATTCGGAATCGGGGGCGAAACCCGCGCAAAGTTCGACGAGAGCGTGATGGACTTACCCGAGTGGCAGGCTACCAAAGTGATTCGTGACCTGAAAGACAAAGCGTATCGTCAACTGGGCAGTTCCGGCACCGGCAACCACTTTGTCGAGTGGGGGATCATCGACGTTTACGAACACGAAACGAACGCTGATCAGGCGGGACTGACGCTGCCACCGGGTTCATACCTGGCACTACTCTCGCATTCGGGTTCACGAGGCTTCGGGGGGAACGTAGCGAATTATTATTCCAAACTAGCCATGCAGAAGACGCGCTTACCAAAAGAAGCCGCTCACCTGGCCTGGCTTGATCTGGACACCGAAGAAGGACAGGAGTATTGGATCGCGATGAATCTGGCTGGTGAGTACGCATCGGCAAACCACCACGAAATCCACAACAAGCTGGCAAAAGCACTGAACGAACAACCGCTGGTAATGATCGAGAACCACCACAATTTTGCCTGGAAAGAGCAATTAGCGGACGGATGTGAGGTGATTGTTCACCGCAAGGGGGCAACCCCTGCCGGGAGCAACGTATTGGGTATTATTCCGGGATCGATGACACAGCCGGGCTTTGTCGTTCGTGGATTGGGTAATGCCGATTCGCTGAATTCTGCCTCACATGGAGCGGGTCGCCTGATGTCGCGCACCAAAGCTTTTTCATCCATTACGCGGCCCATGCTGGATCAGGCGCTTCGGGAAGCCGGAATTCAATTGATTGGCAGTGACCTGGATGAAGCGCCGATGGTGTACAAGAACATCGAAACCGTAATCGATGCTCAGCGCGATCTCGTAGCGGTGCTGGCGAAGTTTTCGCCTAAGATCGTCCGCATGGCCGATGCAAACCGGAAAGAAGGGCGGGAGGATTAA